A genomic segment from Gemmatimonadota bacterium encodes:
- a CDS encoding glycosyltransferase family 2 protein, whose protein sequence is MPPTPRTTIAKTFDFSVPAFCMMSVDKTPLVSVIVPAFNSEQYIGDALTSLTRQSISSIEIIVVDDKSTDDTARIAEEQAAGDTRIRVIRRESASGRPACARNDGLRVARGKYIALLDADDIATPDRLDSSVQAMRRTGARLAFADYRKVFQDTGEAEPSDFLEAVNFRDRAAGYLTPISDDVFLCEPSFPAFLFTCIAVNTPTIVFERGLLDEEPIWFDESIVCFEDVDLWFRLAARTQFVFVNDTHALNRRHSDSLTASNPLHTKLDGIAVRKDHLKRLRSTMSHGEIMAAKQTIADLLWDVSYGNWCNGDLRRARSGFLNSWLTKPTMRAAIGYCKAFIPRTLALAVVRGSESMITSGELPHDEEICA, encoded by the coding sequence ATGCCACCCACGCCGCGAACGACTATCGCGAAGACATTTGATTTCTCTGTTCCGGCGTTTTGCATGATGTCAGTGGATAAAACACCTTTGGTCTCAGTTATCGTTCCAGCATTCAATTCCGAACAGTACATAGGAGATGCGTTGACATCGCTCACGCGGCAATCGATCTCCAGTATTGAAATCATCGTGGTCGATGACAAGTCAACTGACGATACGGCACGTATCGCAGAGGAGCAGGCCGCTGGCGACACCCGCATTCGAGTGATTCGGAGAGAATCGGCATCTGGTCGCCCCGCATGCGCCCGTAACGACGGCTTGCGAGTTGCACGCGGCAAATACATCGCCCTTCTCGATGCAGACGACATTGCCACACCTGATCGACTGGACTCATCAGTCCAGGCGATGCGCAGGACCGGTGCGCGGCTGGCATTCGCCGACTATCGAAAGGTGTTTCAGGACACTGGTGAAGCGGAACCGAGTGACTTTCTGGAAGCGGTCAACTTTCGTGATCGGGCGGCCGGTTATCTCACGCCGATAAGTGACGACGTCTTCCTCTGCGAACCGTCGTTCCCGGCATTTCTCTTCACATGCATCGCGGTTAACACACCGACGATCGTATTCGAGCGGGGGTTGCTCGATGAAGAACCGATTTGGTTTGATGAATCGATAGTCTGCTTTGAGGATGTAGATCTGTGGTTCCGGCTTGCAGCCCGAACACAGTTCGTCTTTGTCAATGACACGCACGCGTTGAATCGCAGGCACTCCGACAGTCTCACTGCCAGCAATCCTCTTCATACGAAACTTGACGGCATTGCGGTCAGAAAGGATCACCTCAAGAGACTTCGCTCGACAATGTCCCACGGCGAAATCATGGCGGCGAAGCAAACGATTGCTGACTTACTGTGGGACGTGTCGTACGGCAACTGGTGCAACGGCGATCTACGGCGCGCGCGGTCCGGTTTTCTCAATAGCTGGCTCACCAAACCAACAATGCGCGCCGCGATTGGCTACTGCAAGGCATTCATCCCGAGGACGTTGGCCCTGGCGGTCGTCAGAGGTTCTGAGTCGATGATCACGTCCGGGGAACTCCCCCACGATGAGGAAATATGTGCCTGA
- a CDS encoding acyltransferase, whose product MTKLPERNLDVLRAIAVLCVLVSHIAVLRHWRFGVITPYELGHDGVLLFFVHTSLVLMGSLERQGERSDWVKAFYVRRAWRIYPLSIATVLLVAIIAVPVMPQRVFHAATPFQLLANIALTQNLVGVGSVLGPFWSLPLEMQMYLLLPLLYVVVRRTSARGLTVLWVTGVLVGLAQIYGQPRFPVAWRLNVLAYAPCFVAGIMAYRLCAITTARIESWVWPIAIGSLLAIYPEFISDVQRAPARGWLLCLAVALLIPAVREMPASRLTALSGVIAKYSYGVYLLHIPALWFSFIVLSSSPAYVRWSVFAALVVALPWLAYTMIEHPGIRIGRRVVQRGTIFGAANVAP is encoded by the coding sequence ATGACAAAACTACCTGAGCGGAATCTGGATGTGCTCCGTGCGATTGCGGTGCTCTGCGTGTTAGTCTCCCACATCGCCGTACTCCGGCACTGGCGTTTCGGGGTCATTACGCCGTACGAATTGGGACACGACGGTGTGCTCTTGTTCTTTGTGCACACCTCCCTTGTGCTCATGGGGTCGTTAGAACGGCAGGGTGAGCGATCAGACTGGGTGAAGGCGTTCTACGTGCGGCGTGCGTGGCGCATCTATCCGCTCTCCATCGCCACGGTGCTCCTTGTGGCGATAATCGCGGTGCCCGTGATGCCTCAAAGAGTGTTTCACGCGGCAACGCCGTTTCAGCTCTTAGCGAACATTGCGCTCACACAAAATCTGGTCGGGGTAGGGTCGGTACTCGGGCCATTCTGGTCGCTACCGCTTGAGATGCAGATGTATCTCCTCCTGCCGCTCCTCTACGTTGTTGTTCGCCGCACTTCCGCACGAGGTCTAACAGTATTGTGGGTCACCGGTGTGTTAGTCGGGTTGGCGCAGATATACGGACAGCCAAGATTCCCGGTCGCATGGCGACTCAACGTGCTTGCGTATGCGCCATGCTTCGTAGCAGGCATAATGGCGTACCGTTTGTGTGCAATCACTACAGCGCGCATTGAATCATGGGTGTGGCCGATTGCGATCGGGTCTCTACTCGCCATCTATCCGGAGTTTATCTCCGATGTTCAGCGCGCGCCCGCACGTGGGTGGCTTCTCTGTCTCGCTGTAGCATTACTCATCCCAGCCGTCCGCGAGATGCCTGCGTCTAGGCTAACGGCACTCTCCGGCGTAATCGCAAAATACAGCTACGGGGTATACCTGTTGCATATTCCGGCGCTTTGGTTCTCGTTCATTGTCTTGTCCTCGTCGCCGGCGTACGTCCGGTGGAGCGTCTTTGCCGCGCTCGTTGTCGCACTTCCGTGGCTCGCATACACAATGATCGAGCATCCTGGCATCAGGATAGGTCGTCGTGTCGTACAGCGTGGCACGATCTTCGGGGCGGCTAACGTAGCGCCATGA
- a CDS encoding glycosyltransferase: MHLTVAICTWNRAGLLRQTLERMTTLWIPPGSSWEVIVVNNNSDDDTDSVTRDFAARLPIRPIWEQIPGLSNARNAAVAAACGDYIIWTDDDVLVGQNWLVAYASAFALYPNAVVFGGPIEPWFQEPTPRWLKAAFHEVEMAYAVRNYNCGDVPLTADIVPFGANMAFRASVLHDLPFDPSLGRVGNAMLGGEEEILIRSLLSRRLPGRWVADARVQHYIPPERQTIQYLRRFYEGVGATKARLVPHPDGRLFMGRPPWVWQERVTTAIQYRADRIHTAPAVWVRSLKRASMARGRFANSVKRT, encoded by the coding sequence GTGCACCTGACTGTCGCTATCTGTACGTGGAATCGCGCTGGCCTGCTGCGGCAGACGCTGGAGCGCATGACGACGCTTTGGATACCACCCGGAAGCTCCTGGGAGGTAATCGTCGTCAACAATAACAGCGACGATGACACCGATAGCGTGACGCGTGATTTCGCGGCCAGACTTCCCATTCGACCCATCTGGGAGCAGATCCCGGGGCTGAGCAACGCGCGTAACGCCGCAGTCGCAGCGGCATGTGGCGACTACATCATATGGACCGATGACGATGTGCTCGTAGGCCAGAACTGGCTCGTCGCGTACGCTTCCGCGTTTGCGCTTTACCCGAACGCGGTAGTATTTGGCGGCCCAATTGAGCCGTGGTTTCAAGAGCCGACACCACGGTGGCTCAAAGCCGCGTTCCACGAAGTGGAAATGGCGTATGCGGTGAGGAACTACAATTGCGGCGACGTGCCGCTGACAGCAGATATCGTTCCGTTCGGTGCGAACATGGCATTTCGAGCGAGTGTTTTGCACGACCTCCCATTCGACCCGAGCCTCGGCCGCGTTGGCAATGCAATGTTGGGCGGAGAAGAAGAAATCCTCATCCGTTCCTTGCTAAGCCGACGATTGCCAGGCCGCTGGGTGGCTGATGCCCGCGTTCAACACTACATCCCGCCCGAACGCCAGACCATACAATACCTACGCCGCTTTTACGAAGGCGTTGGTGCTACCAAGGCGCGCCTCGTGCCGCATCCGGACGGGCGATTGTTCATGGGCCGCCCACCCTGGGTCTGGCAAGAGCGCGTCACTACTGCAATACAGTATCGTGCAGACCGCATCCATACTGCGCCCGCGGTTTGGGTACGATCCTTGAAACGGGCGAGCATGGCACGCGGCCGCTTCGCGAATAGTGTCAAGCGGACGTGA
- a CDS encoding ATP-grasp domain-containing protein, with product MSSHDARKAVPPRDARTGTETHAPTAVIVGEEPRKVVTIARSLHRHGVRSIVAVQAGQSLHVTSRAIAGVVQLGGSVDDSAQLLRMLVEAEHATWVVPTSDSSLCIVCAAYDSLSALCSVGCPSPNIVQRVLDKAATLAVAAQCGVPVPISMSIGSAAELEDALPQMRFPIIAKPGDKSRTTVHNFKTRTFTSAAELRAAFADQPRFGEGLVFQSYHGGQGVGIELLMSRGEVIASFQHRRLAECPPSGGVAVVAEAEPVDPLLLDHSVRLLKALEWDGVAMVEYRHDRATGETALMEVNGRFWGSLPLAVAAGMDFPLYAWQLSQGIGPTVPSSYRSGLRVRWTAGSLKRFAHAFADDAERIPVSAATRQLFADFRFGTRSAMWSWRDPAPAVQEYTRVISGWTREIIKGAIRAVVPGQALSIAKSARTLPGDRRGVYVRRRLARLAGIEREVSLPPVVRSVIFVCHGNIMRSASAAQFLRDDLAAAGITDIVVSSAGTHAHNGKAADPRVRHAAREMGVDLDEHRATLLTAQLIAANDVIFAMDEFNFANIVASFPESRGKVMLFGGMTPSGVYRPHEIADPYMTGQAAVTSTIGVVRRYVSALARALVERRGESVRKDSQP from the coding sequence GTGAGTAGTCACGACGCTCGCAAGGCCGTTCCGCCACGCGACGCCCGTACCGGCACCGAGACGCATGCACCGACGGCTGTCATCGTCGGCGAGGAGCCGCGCAAGGTAGTCACCATCGCGCGATCGCTCCACCGGCACGGCGTGCGATCGATCGTCGCTGTCCAGGCTGGCCAGAGTCTGCACGTTACGTCCAGGGCCATCGCGGGCGTCGTGCAGCTGGGAGGGAGCGTCGACGATTCCGCGCAGCTCCTTCGCATGCTGGTCGAGGCCGAGCACGCGACGTGGGTCGTGCCGACCAGCGACTCGTCGTTGTGCATCGTCTGTGCTGCGTACGACTCTCTGTCAGCATTGTGTTCGGTCGGCTGCCCGTCGCCGAACATCGTCCAGCGTGTGCTCGACAAAGCCGCCACGCTGGCCGTTGCAGCGCAGTGCGGCGTGCCCGTCCCCATCTCGATGAGTATCGGCAGTGCAGCCGAGTTGGAGGACGCTCTCCCGCAGATGCGCTTTCCCATCATCGCGAAGCCTGGCGACAAGAGTCGGACGACGGTCCACAACTTCAAGACGCGCACGTTCACCAGCGCCGCGGAGCTGCGCGCCGCGTTTGCCGACCAGCCGCGCTTCGGTGAAGGACTCGTGTTCCAGAGCTACCATGGAGGGCAGGGGGTGGGGATCGAGCTTCTCATGTCCCGTGGTGAGGTCATCGCGTCGTTCCAGCACCGGCGACTGGCCGAATGTCCACCATCTGGCGGCGTTGCGGTTGTTGCGGAGGCGGAGCCTGTCGATCCATTGCTGCTCGACCATTCCGTTCGCCTTCTCAAGGCGCTGGAGTGGGACGGCGTTGCGATGGTCGAATACCGCCACGATCGTGCGACGGGCGAAACGGCGTTGATGGAAGTGAATGGCCGTTTCTGGGGATCGCTCCCGCTTGCGGTCGCGGCTGGTATGGATTTCCCGCTGTATGCGTGGCAGCTATCCCAGGGGATCGGGCCCACCGTACCATCGTCGTATCGCTCCGGTCTGCGTGTTCGCTGGACTGCGGGTTCGCTCAAGCGATTTGCGCATGCATTTGCGGACGACGCCGAGCGCATCCCTGTATCCGCTGCGACGCGACAGCTTTTTGCCGATTTTCGGTTCGGTACGCGATCGGCGATGTGGTCCTGGCGCGATCCGGCGCCGGCGGTTCAGGAATACACGCGTGTCATTTCCGGATGGACGCGCGAGATCATCAAGGGAGCAATACGCGCAGTCGTACCAGGGCAGGCGCTTTCCATCGCAAAGTCCGCGCGAACACTTCCGGGAGACAGGCGTGGCGTTTACGTACGTCGTCGCCTGGCACGTCTCGCTGGCATCGAGCGCGAGGTGTCGCTTCCGCCCGTAGTCAGATCGGTGATCTTCGTCTGTCATGGCAACATCATGCGGAGTGCGTCGGCAGCGCAGTTCCTGCGCGACGATCTGGCTGCCGCCGGAATAACCGACATTGTCGTATCCTCTGCCGGTACTCACGCACACAACGGCAAGGCGGCCGATCCACGCGTGAGGCATGCGGCACGCGAGATGGGCGTGGATCTCGACGAGCATCGCGCGACTCTGCTCACCGCGCAGCTCATTGCGGCCAACGACGTGATATTTGCAATGGACGAGTTCAACTTCGCGAACATCGTCGCGAGCTTTCCGGAGTCACGAGGGAAGGTGATGTTGTTCGGCGGGATGACTCCGTCCGGTGTCTATCGCCCGCATGAGATCGCTGATCCGTACATGACGGGCCAGGCGGCGGTCACGTCGACGATCGGGGTCGTTAGGCGCTACGTTTCCGCGCTTGCCCGCGCTCTTGTCGAGCGTCGTGGTGAGTCGGTCAGGAAAGATTCCCAGCCGTAA
- a CDS encoding glycosyltransferase yields the protein MSSGREAFLPVPTLLFVTSVSAVIPCYNRAETIGEAIASVLAQTVPPCELLVVDDGSIDGSAEIAERAGARVIRMQANAGNAAARNIGIRAAAGDVIAWLDSDDYWEENHLATVLPLLDAYPDATVASAGVRFIGARSGIWYGDVPEGPPADVARRAFRSTVIPMITSVVRREALLAIGGFDESHRRAVDFDVWLRLALRHRFVASRAVTAAYRCHSRQISANPEDQWYATYIFRQRALEDVRLRGDDALVAELSEVYRQRWASDLQDAWDNGRTAWLQRLLSLAPSVPGVSRRLHWKWAIRSSIPPSALRIIRAAKARGVNIPIRFRSA from the coding sequence GTGTCAAGCGGACGTGAAGCCTTTCTTCCCGTTCCAACGCTCCTGTTCGTGACCTCTGTAAGTGCTGTCATCCCCTGCTACAATCGAGCTGAAACGATTGGTGAAGCGATTGCGTCTGTGTTGGCGCAGACCGTGCCGCCATGCGAACTCCTGGTCGTGGACGACGGATCCATCGATGGATCTGCAGAGATAGCAGAGCGGGCGGGAGCGCGGGTCATCCGCATGCAGGCCAACGCAGGTAATGCCGCCGCACGCAACATTGGAATTCGCGCAGCAGCTGGCGATGTAATAGCGTGGCTCGACTCCGACGATTACTGGGAAGAGAATCACCTTGCCACCGTCCTGCCGCTACTCGATGCGTATCCCGATGCAACAGTCGCGAGCGCGGGCGTTCGATTCATCGGCGCGCGATCCGGGATCTGGTACGGTGACGTACCGGAGGGACCGCCGGCCGACGTGGCGCGGCGGGCATTTCGCAGCACTGTGATTCCGATGATCACGAGTGTCGTTCGCAGGGAAGCGTTACTCGCAATAGGCGGCTTCGACGAATCGCACCGCCGCGCAGTCGATTTCGATGTCTGGCTTCGATTGGCGCTCCGGCACCGTTTCGTAGCAAGTCGCGCGGTTACTGCAGCCTATCGCTGCCACTCCCGGCAGATTAGCGCCAATCCGGAGGACCAGTGGTATGCTACGTACATATTCCGACAGCGCGCGCTGGAAGACGTACGGTTGCGGGGCGATGATGCGCTCGTTGCAGAGTTATCCGAAGTGTACAGGCAGCGCTGGGCATCCGACCTCCAGGATGCCTGGGATAACGGACGAACTGCATGGCTTCAACGGCTGTTGAGCCTGGCTCCGTCAGTTCCCGGTGTCTCACGCCGTCTGCACTGGAAATGGGCAATTCGCTCAAGTATTCCGCCCAGCGCATTACGAATCATCCGAGCGGCGAAAGCACGCGGTGTCAACATCCCGATTCGCTTCCGGAGCGCGTGA
- a CDS encoding glycosyltransferase family 4 protein, giving the protein MDSLFRPLRRHLNVTPHVSSASDGRAASMSPDIVSQDSQSCPPVLLVTPWYGGNGVGLVVEGIAHALCDLGVTVAVFQLAPDGWLPHSRRGRKGELIVSVCLRPMSSSQSRSRRFAAQLRGLLAKSVVVRLVRRFGLKVAHFHYALPEYVMVHRICVQSGLQCLLTFHGSDVVVNMAEPRAREATALLLKSCRAVTAVSDALRRDVIALFPDSAPFTYTVHNAVPEDILAEALHATAGSRDIDVLFVGYLAPHKGADVLIQAIACVAKSVSPLRVVIAGDGPDAPKLARMVDELGIHRSVSFVGWKSRAELAPLYLRSRVLSVPSRREGFGLVVVEGQVCGAAVVASAVGGIPEIITDGRTGLMVSPDDSHALAAALTRLLQDEPARLAIAEAARTNALRKFSPTAMASRYCDVYRTASGARPEGYMVDVQHGEA; this is encoded by the coding sequence ATGGACTCACTATTTCGGCCGCTGCGCCGCCACCTTAACGTAACGCCGCACGTTTCCAGCGCGTCGGATGGCAGGGCGGCCAGCATGTCGCCGGATATAGTCAGTCAGGATTCCCAATCGTGCCCACCGGTACTTCTTGTAACGCCGTGGTACGGCGGTAACGGGGTAGGTCTTGTGGTCGAAGGGATAGCGCACGCGTTGTGTGATCTAGGCGTGACGGTTGCCGTTTTTCAACTGGCCCCGGACGGCTGGCTCCCCCATTCACGCCGTGGGAGGAAGGGAGAACTGATCGTTTCCGTTTGCTTGCGTCCGATGTCAAGTTCGCAGAGTCGGTCGCGCAGGTTTGCGGCGCAATTGCGCGGGCTTTTAGCGAAGTCGGTTGTTGTAAGGTTGGTCAGGAGATTTGGACTCAAAGTGGCGCATTTTCACTATGCGCTTCCTGAGTACGTCATGGTCCATCGGATTTGCGTTCAATCGGGGCTGCAGTGTCTTCTGACGTTCCACGGAAGCGACGTAGTTGTGAACATGGCAGAGCCACGGGCGCGCGAAGCGACCGCATTGCTTCTTAAAAGCTGTCGCGCAGTCACCGCCGTTTCAGACGCTCTCAGGCGGGATGTGATCGCACTATTTCCTGATAGCGCGCCGTTCACATACACGGTGCATAACGCGGTACCGGAAGACATACTCGCGGAAGCGTTACACGCCACTGCTGGTTCCCGTGATATTGACGTGCTCTTCGTCGGCTATCTCGCTCCTCACAAGGGTGCCGATGTGTTAATCCAGGCCATCGCATGTGTGGCGAAGAGCGTCTCGCCGCTACGCGTAGTTATTGCCGGGGATGGGCCGGACGCACCAAAACTGGCTCGTATGGTTGACGAACTCGGGATCCATCGTTCGGTAAGTTTCGTAGGATGGAAATCGCGCGCGGAGCTGGCGCCACTGTATTTGCGTAGCCGAGTGCTCAGTGTTCCGAGCCGTCGGGAAGGGTTCGGATTGGTCGTCGTGGAAGGCCAGGTGTGCGGTGCAGCCGTAGTCGCTAGCGCCGTCGGCGGGATACCAGAGATAATCACCGACGGCAGAACGGGCCTTATGGTGTCACCAGATGATTCACATGCACTCGCTGCCGCACTCACCCGACTTCTTCAAGACGAACCGGCACGACTGGCAATTGCAGAGGCGGCGCGTACGAACGCTTTGCGCAAATTTTCGCCCACAGCAATGGCGTCGCGCTACTGCGACGTCTACCGGACGGCATCTGGCGCCAGGCCGGAGGGATATATGGTCGACGTTCAGCACGGTGAGGCGTAA
- a CDS encoding lipopolysaccharide biosynthesis protein, producing the protein MNFDSDGSGLGSDFVRQPAGDDVRQAVVANPQAVGASDRALMHGIAWSAASKWLTQAVSWGSTIVVARLLTPNDYGLVGMAALYLGLVALVSEFGIGSAIITLRDLTDDAIAQLNTVSVLVGISIFGLSFAAARPLAAFFHSPALVPVVLTLSISFILGACKSVPNAILQRDFRFRTLATIDATRAVFGAGLAVALAMAGFHYWALVLSEVCGVAVAMAFTIVKSPRRFAIPHLAAIERAITFSRQVLVGRISWFIYSNADFLVAGRVLGQAALGAYDFAWTLTNLPVEKLTSLVSNVTPTVFASVQDDDAALERHVLSITEGIAILAFPIAIGIGLVSKDLIHGVFGEKWAGAIVPLQLLAIYTALRSVMPVIPSALLVRGKTRFLMYHGVVSAIIFPIAFLAGSRYAGTAGIAGAWVVLYPLSCIPLLYVACKVVTSWGKYWRALRGATIATIGMAVVVFATGRLISPAHPALLRLFIQAGVGAVVYSAILLALFPNRIAAIRRTVRSAF; encoded by the coding sequence GTGAATTTCGACAGCGATGGTTCGGGCCTGGGGTCCGATTTCGTGCGCCAGCCGGCCGGGGACGACGTGAGGCAGGCAGTTGTGGCGAACCCGCAGGCTGTGGGTGCGTCCGACAGGGCGCTCATGCACGGGATTGCTTGGAGCGCTGCGTCAAAGTGGCTCACACAGGCCGTTAGCTGGGGATCTACTATCGTTGTGGCTCGATTGCTTACGCCGAACGACTATGGTCTTGTTGGAATGGCGGCGCTATACCTCGGGCTCGTCGCGCTCGTATCGGAGTTCGGAATTGGATCCGCGATCATAACTCTCCGCGATCTCACGGATGACGCGATCGCGCAACTAAACACGGTTTCAGTGCTCGTCGGGATCTCGATCTTCGGACTGTCTTTCGCGGCGGCCCGCCCTCTCGCGGCGTTCTTCCATTCGCCAGCGTTGGTTCCAGTCGTTCTCACTCTCAGTATCTCCTTCATTCTTGGTGCGTGCAAGTCCGTTCCGAACGCCATCCTGCAACGTGACTTTCGGTTTCGCACGTTGGCGACAATCGACGCGACGCGCGCCGTTTTCGGGGCAGGCCTGGCAGTCGCTCTCGCAATGGCAGGATTCCACTATTGGGCGCTCGTTTTGAGCGAAGTGTGCGGCGTAGCTGTTGCGATGGCATTCACGATTGTGAAGTCGCCACGGCGGTTTGCGATTCCGCACCTCGCGGCAATCGAGCGTGCCATAACGTTCAGCCGGCAAGTGCTGGTTGGCCGCATATCCTGGTTCATTTACTCGAACGCTGACTTCCTCGTGGCTGGACGTGTTCTCGGGCAAGCGGCGCTCGGTGCCTATGACTTCGCGTGGACGCTGACGAATCTTCCGGTTGAGAAGCTCACCAGTCTTGTTTCGAATGTGACTCCAACCGTATTCGCGTCGGTGCAAGACGATGATGCGGCACTGGAGCGCCACGTGCTCTCAATTACCGAGGGGATCGCAATTCTCGCGTTTCCCATCGCAATTGGGATCGGTTTGGTCAGTAAAGATCTGATCCATGGCGTCTTCGGAGAAAAGTGGGCCGGCGCGATCGTTCCGCTGCAACTTCTCGCGATCTATACGGCGCTCCGCTCCGTAATGCCCGTAATCCCGAGTGCGTTACTTGTGCGCGGGAAGACGCGCTTCCTCATGTACCATGGCGTTGTTTCAGCGATCATATTTCCAATCGCATTTCTTGCTGGATCGCGCTATGCCGGTACCGCGGGGATAGCGGGTGCGTGGGTAGTGTTGTATCCTCTGTCGTGCATCCCGCTGCTGTACGTCGCCTGCAAAGTTGTGACGAGTTGGGGGAAGTACTGGCGTGCGCTTCGCGGCGCAACCATTGCCACCATAGGTATGGCTGTCGTCGTGTTCGCAACGGGTCGCCTGATCTCGCCAGCGCATCCAGCGCTGCTAAGGTTGTTCATCCAGGCCGGAGTTGGCGCGGTCGTTTATTCAGCCATTCTGCTGGCGCTGTTCCCGAACCGCATTGCTGCTATTAGGCGAACCGTGCGTAGTGCTTTCTAA
- a CDS encoding GNAT family N-acetyltransferase encodes MSFSVIVDPSDSDLADVEVGAPTNPFCCTSYVAARRARGAAVVLFSTSNAGTKPAAAIGYMRGHALSRTLEITSAPEVAPDCNFWDGVLEFCKQHRIAEVGIDSYGSACVALPAWSAQSTLRDRTEWLLQLADVGSHDLASNHRRNINKARKLGVIATHTTDLSATDAHLSLMHASMQRRSARGESVPVLAAHDAGDDRALLASGAARLYQASYGGNVVSSLMVLVCAGGAYYQSAGTSPEGMEIGASTFLISQVIRALAEEGKTVFNLGGAGPESEGLRRFKAGFGAQPVALAAGVYQIASPMHERLRTAIRLIRRPNSLRTSIGRRLAAMLMALTAGNLS; translated from the coding sequence ATGAGCTTCAGCGTCATTGTCGACCCATCGGACAGCGACCTTGCGGACGTCGAGGTCGGCGCCCCGACCAATCCCTTCTGCTGCACGAGCTACGTTGCCGCGAGGCGCGCCCGGGGCGCGGCTGTCGTACTGTTCTCCACGTCTAATGCAGGGACGAAACCCGCCGCTGCAATCGGATACATGCGCGGACACGCGCTCAGTCGCACGCTCGAGATTACGTCCGCCCCGGAAGTAGCGCCGGATTGCAATTTCTGGGATGGGGTTCTCGAGTTCTGCAAGCAACATCGCATCGCGGAAGTCGGGATCGACAGTTACGGATCCGCCTGTGTCGCGCTGCCGGCATGGAGTGCACAATCGACGCTCCGCGATCGTACCGAATGGCTGCTGCAGCTCGCGGATGTCGGATCTCACGACCTGGCGTCGAACCATCGTCGCAACATCAACAAGGCACGAAAGCTCGGCGTCATCGCAACGCATACAACGGATCTATCCGCGACTGATGCGCACCTCAGTCTGATGCATGCCTCGATGCAGCGACGGTCCGCGCGCGGGGAATCGGTGCCCGTGCTGGCCGCGCATGATGCGGGCGACGATCGGGCGCTGCTGGCTTCCGGAGCGGCGCGACTCTACCAAGCCTCGTATGGCGGCAACGTGGTATCGTCACTCATGGTGCTGGTGTGCGCGGGTGGCGCGTACTATCAATCGGCGGGTACTTCACCAGAAGGGATGGAAATCGGCGCATCCACATTCCTCATATCCCAGGTCATCCGCGCTCTGGCAGAAGAGGGAAAGACGGTTTTCAATCTCGGCGGCGCCGGCCCGGAGAGCGAAGGGCTCAGACGATTCAAGGCAGGATTCGGAGCTCAGCCGGTGGCGCTTGCCGCGGGGGTTTATCAGATTGCGTCGCCGATGCACGAAAGGCTGAGGACCGCAATCAGACTGATACGCCGACCCAACAGCCTCCGGACATCCATCGGGCGACGGTTGGCAGCGATGCTCATGGCTCTTACGGCTGGGAATCTTTCCTGA
- a CDS encoding AAC(3) family N-acetyltransferase has product MTGPIRRWSLSPKMLLAVLAESQQQVIKARARRLRSQLFNRIYAYDATQLTAELRRLGIGEGDAIMMQSSFDNLNGFVGEAADVIDCVLDIIGPAGHLFMVSMPYAGAARDYLRDAQPFDVRRTPSHMGFLSELFRRRKGVVRSANPMHPVLAWGPRAEWIVEGHENLTYSCGENSPFEKMLELDTSAFLFDVDLDVLTFAHYLEHVFRDSAPARVYSDEPVETEIIDRIGTRRRVAVHPFAPEAMKLRNFGVLYDELLARNRVHESRIGNTDLRLVKLRDVLACCSDLVAHGGHIFAQPGEATHIKPRRAGRIRSLFRRR; this is encoded by the coding sequence ATGACGGGCCCGATCCGTCGCTGGTCGTTGAGTCCGAAGATGCTGCTCGCTGTGCTAGCCGAATCACAGCAGCAGGTCATCAAGGCGCGTGCGCGCAGGTTGCGGTCGCAACTGTTCAACCGGATATACGCCTACGACGCGACTCAACTGACGGCAGAGTTGCGACGCCTGGGAATTGGCGAAGGCGACGCGATCATGATGCAGTCATCGTTCGACAACCTCAACGGCTTTGTCGGAGAAGCCGCCGACGTGATCGACTGCGTGCTCGACATCATCGGTCCGGCGGGGCATCTCTTCATGGTGTCGATGCCGTATGCCGGTGCCGCGCGGGACTACCTCCGCGATGCACAACCGTTCGACGTACGGCGAACGCCGTCGCACATGGGATTTCTCTCGGAGCTGTTTCGGCGCCGGAAGGGAGTCGTCCGCAGCGCCAATCCGATGCACCCGGTCCTGGCATGGGGGCCGCGCGCCGAATGGATTGTCGAAGGTCACGAGAACCTGACGTACTCCTGCGGCGAGAACTCGCCCTTCGAGAAGATGCTCGAGCTCGACACCAGCGCATTTCTGTTCGACGTCGATCTGGACGTACTGACGTTCGCGCATTATCTGGAGCATGTCTTCAGAGACAGCGCTCCGGCTCGCGTGTACTCGGACGAGCCAGTCGAAACGGAGATAATCGATCGAATCGGAACGCGCCGCCGGGTCGCAGTGCATCCCTTTGCGCCCGAAGCGATGAAGTTGCGGAATTTCGGTGTGTTGTACGATGAGCTGCTTGCCCGGAACCGCGTGCACGAATCGCGAATTGGCAATACCGACTTGCGCCTGGTGAAACTCCGAGATGTACTGGCGTGTTGCAGCGACCTGGTGGCGCACGGCGGCCACATCTTCGCGCAGCCGGGCGAAGCGACGCACATCAAGCCGCGACGCGCGGGTAGAATCCGAAGTCTCTTTCGGCGACGCTGA